One window of the Rhipicephalus sanguineus isolate Rsan-2018 chromosome 2, BIME_Rsan_1.4, whole genome shotgun sequence genome contains the following:
- the LOC119382581 gene encoding uncharacterized protein LOC119382581 isoform X2, whose product MPLLSRCWTPFLLYHWTNLRYGSFYSAMYTAVYHVLFIFYAIYAVNGGRTDYFFSPYFELSMKGIYVAAGCTMGFGVVFLLFTLMLVLGIKRDNRCLFFPWMISVVIEILLMIAVGLWYIGRYYRNLYSVLAAIILWCIDGVHHIS is encoded by the exons ATGCCACTTCTAAGTCGCTGCTGGACGCCTTTCCTCCTGTACCATTGGACCAACCTCCGTTATGGAAGTTTCTACTCTGCGATGTACACAGCT GTGTACCATGTTTTATTCATATTCTATGCCATATATGCCGTCAACGGAGGAAGAACTGACTATTTCTTCAGTCCGTACTTCGAGCTTTCAATGAAAG GAATATACGTTGCAGCCGGCTGCACAATGGGCTTTGGTGTTGTCTTTCTCCTTTTCACACTAATGTTGGTCTTAGGCATCAAACGT GATAACCGTTGCCTCTTCTTCCCATGGATGATATCTGTTGTCATTGAAATCCTTCTCATGATTGCCGTAGGACTGTGGTACATCGGCCGCTATTACAGAAAT CTTTACTCTGTTTTGGCTGCTATCATCCTATGGTGCATTGATGGTGTCCAT
- the LOC119382581 gene encoding uncharacterized protein LOC119382581 isoform X1, with protein MPLLSRCWTPFLLYHWTNLRYGSFYSAMYTAVYHVLFIFYAIYAVNGGRTDYFFSPYFELSMKGIYVAAGCTMGFGVVFLLFTLMLVLGIKRDNRCLFFPWMISVVIEILLMIAVGLWYIGRYYRNLYSVLAAIILWCIDGVHVYCFTCVVSHYQVVRDLQEPKFQILYP; from the exons ATGCCACTTCTAAGTCGCTGCTGGACGCCTTTCCTCCTGTACCATTGGACCAACCTCCGTTATGGAAGTTTCTACTCTGCGATGTACACAGCT GTGTACCATGTTTTATTCATATTCTATGCCATATATGCCGTCAACGGAGGAAGAACTGACTATTTCTTCAGTCCGTACTTCGAGCTTTCAATGAAAG GAATATACGTTGCAGCCGGCTGCACAATGGGCTTTGGTGTTGTCTTTCTCCTTTTCACACTAATGTTGGTCTTAGGCATCAAACGT GATAACCGTTGCCTCTTCTTCCCATGGATGATATCTGTTGTCATTGAAATCCTTCTCATGATTGCCGTAGGACTGTGGTACATCGGCCGCTATTACAGAAAT CTTTACTCTGTTTTGGCTGCTATCATCCTATGGTGCATTGATGGTGTCCAT GTCTACTGCTTCACGTGCGTCGTATCGCACTACCAGGTGGTCCGTGACCTCCAGGAGCCGAAGTTCCAGATTTTGTACCCATAA